The genomic region ATAAATAGTAAGCTTTTTATCAAAAAGCTTATCTTGATTTTCTAACCAACCAGCATCATCCCATTGATAGCTATTTACATCTGCTACCACGCTTGCACTATGAGGTCTAACCTCACTAGAAAAAGCATATGGGTCACTTTTATAAATCACTTGATCATAACTAGTTGTAATCGCATACTTATAAACACAATCGATAGCAACTCCCGCTACAAATACTTCCCATATTCCTTCTGATTTCTTTTCCAAACAATGTGTGTCTACTTCCCAGTTATTAAATTCTCCCACGACAGCTACTTTTTTTGCATTTGGAGCATACACACAAAAACGAACCCCTTGTTTGTTTTCGTGATTCATCGGATGAGCACCAAAGATCTTATACGCCTCTAAACATTGTCCTTCATGAAACATTTGTACTAAAAAACGATCTAACATACTGCTCTCCCCTTTCCTTTTTTCTATTATATCAAAATTAATAAGTAATAAAAAGTTAAAGCCAAAATTTAACTTAATATTAGTAAAAAAATAAGGTAGCACTGATTATCTCGTGCTACCTCCAATCTCCCCACTATTCACTAATACCATATTCTACTAAGACAGTTTTAATTTTTTCAATAGCAGCTACTTCATCGCCGCCTTCTGCTCTAACAGTACATATTGCTTTTGTAGGAACTCCTAATGCAATCAATCCCATGATTGATTTCAAGCTAGCCGTTTTTCCATTATATTCCAGTGTTAACTTGCTATCGTATACACCAACTTGACTAACTAATTGTGATAATAATTTGGCATGTAACCCAAGTGGGTCTAGCACAATAAAATCATGTGTCATAACTTGCCCTCCTCGTATTCTATAGCCTCATTATACACCTATAAAAGAATACTTTCAAACAAAAATGATAGCGGTTACAAAAAAAGACAGTTTCCTGTCTTTTCCCCCTCTTGCACCTTACTTATAAATTGATATTTCCATCAATTATAGATTCATCTTTCATTGTAGCAAGGTAATAAACAACTGATTCAGTTGGTTTGTAAAACATTTCTAAAGTATCAATTTGAGTTACTTTAACTTTTTGTGCTTTTAGTTCTTCTTTCACAGCTTTTTCTAAATCAGCTACTACTACGTTACTTCCTAAAAACTGTACTTCCATGCTTGCTTTCATACTTTACCCCTCCCTTTAAATTTGTATTCAATATATCATAACTTTCAACACACATCAATATAATAAAGCATACAAATACATAAAATAGTCGAATTTATGCATAATTTTTGATTATCAAACGAATTTAACACCCCTTTTAGTCTATGATACTCTCCCATATCATAATACAAAACTTCTATTTCATCTCCTATCTTTAAACTTCTTAACGTATCATCAATATCTTGCATTGCTTCTTCAAATAATATTTTTTGATGTTTTACTTCCTGTTCTTTTGCACGCATTGCCTCTTGCAATCCTTTCAAAGCATCCATGGGCATATATTGGGCCACCCTTGATTTATTCACGATTATGTCCTCCTATTAATAGATTCCTTTTTTTCATCGTTGCTTTTTCTTGCATATTCATTCCTTTCAAAACAGCATTTTTTCCATACTTATATTGGATAGTATGTAAAGCTTCTTGTAATTGCTTTTCTTTTTCAATTTCTTCTACATTATCAAACAGAGTATATTGAAAATATTCTTTTGGTTTTAAATGATTCATAGAAATAGAAACTTGGCGAATAGCAATATCTTGCACTGTCTTTTTTTGATACAACACCTTAAAATAACCAATCATTTGGCTATATAAATTCGTATAACCATCAATCCTCATTGATCCACCAGTTGGTCGTATTTGTTCATTAGAATAACGAATAGATAAAGCAATATGATTACTAACAAGCCCCATCCCACTTAACTCCAAACATAGCCCTTCCACCATTTCTTTTACAATCAACCAAGCATCTTGATAATTATAATCCTCAAACAATACTTGTCCTTTTGATTTACTATGTTCCACTGATCGATATTGTTTAATATCTTGAATACTAACTATCTCTTTTCCCTTCGCATGATCTATCATTGCTTCACTAAGAATCCCAAATTCTTTATACAATACCTCACTACTAGTATTAATAATATCATTCATTGTATAAATATGATGTTGATGTAACCTTCTTTGTATCCCTTTTCCTATTTGCCAAAAATCAGTTAATGGCTGATGTTCTCCTAATTGTTCTTTAAATAATGATTCATTTAAATATGCTATCCCATCTTCTTGATGTTTTGCAAGAATATCCAAAGCTATCTTAGCAAGATATAAATTTGTTCCAATACCTGAGGATGCACTAATTCCTGTTTTTTGATAAACCCTAGTCATCATCGTTTGAACTAATTCATAAGGAGTTTGTTTATAAAACTTTAAATAACTACTTAAATCTATAAATGCTTCATCAATAGAATAAACATGAATATCCTCTTTTGCAACAAACTCTAAATATACCCCATAAATAGTAGCTGCATAATCAATATACATTTGCATCCTAGGCTTTGCAATAAGATAGTCTATATAACTAGGTATCTCATAAATGCGACAACGATTCCTAATCCCTAAACTCTTTAAACTAGGAGAAATAGCTAAACACAATGCTCCTCTTCCTCTTTGCTTATCTGCTACCACTAAATTAGTACAAAAAGGATCCAATCCTCTTTCAACACATTCTACGGAAGCATAAAACGTCTTTAAATCAATACATGCATATACTTTCATCTTCATCACCAAAATGACTATAACATATCTATTTTTTCTAACTTTGTCAAAAAAACAGATAAGAACCAATTATTTGGTTCTTATAAAAAAAAGAGAATCTTACGACCCTCCTAACATCTTATCTACTACTTGCCACACATAATCTACTTGACTCTGTGTATGCATTTGAATATCTTTATCTACACGGTGAAAAGTAAAAGCATGATCTGCTACTTCAAACATTGGAATATCATTATAAGAATCACCAATGCAGTATGTTTCGACATCTAATTTTTCTTTTAAATAAGTAACCCCTTTTCCTTTATCACAACCCGGAGCACAAACATCCAAGTAATGTAAATTAACATGTCCTGTTACACTATCACGATGATTGGTATCAATATATTCCTTCAATACCATTAATCTTTCTATTTGTTGATCCATTTGATGGAATGATATTAATTCAACACCTGATAAACCTTGAAATGTACCTAAATAATCAAAATCTTCTAATAATGTTCTACCACCCGTATTATCAATATAACTTTTCCCTTGTTCATAACAATACGTATTTGTTCCATCAAAGAAATAAGTAGTAATATCTAATTCCATTGCCTTTAATAAAATATCAAAAGCTGCTTTTTGATCCATTGTATAATGATACAATGGACCTTCTTCTTTCGAATAAAGATATCCTCCATTACTCAATACCAAATAATCATAAGACAATCCAAAAGCATTTAGAGGTACTTGTACCTCACTAAAATTTCTACCTGTATTAAAAGCTACTAAATGACCTGCTTCTTGTAACTCTTTTATTTTTGTTACATCCTTTGAACAAAGTAACTTATCGCCATGAATGATTGTCCCATCCATATCAATAAACAATATTTTCTTCTTCATCTAATCTATCCTATCTTCTTATTTTAAATCTGCTGGAAACACTAATCCTGCTGATTTTCTAGCTTGCGTTAATACATCCATTACATCCACACTAACTTTTAAACTCGCATCTACATATGCTTGATCTCTTGTTTTCATAATTTCAACAAATTTAACAAACTCAAAATACATACGATGTTCATCCCCTTGAATATTTGTTGGAGCTACATTACTGTCACTGTTTTTAGCAACTGTAAAATCATTCAATAAACTAACTGGGCCCATAATCATAACATTCCCTTTATCACCTTGAATCGTACTCATCACTGGTGCTTTACAATCTTTTGCTCCAATACATACTGCTTTAAAAGTTCCATAATCCATTGTAACAATTCCTGAAGTATCAATATTTTGTTCAATATTAGCCATATATTCTACTTTTTTAGGCATCCCAAACAACGCTACTACAAAATTAATATTATAAACATTTAAATCCATTAATGCTCCACCAGACATAGCATTATCAAATGCTGGTAAAATAGTACCTTGTTTAAAGGCATCATAACGTGATGAATATTGAGAATAGTTAGTTGTTACTATTTTAATATCTCCTAAACTAGAAATACTTTCTTTGACTAATGGCATATTTGGTAGAAAGTGAGTCGTTAGTGCTTCTATTAATATTTTCCCTTGTTTTTTAGCTAGCTCCACTAATTCTTCTAATTCTGTTTTATTAGAAGTAAATGGTTTTTCACAAATAACATCATAACCAGCAAGCAATGCTTGTTTACATGCTTGGTAGTGCATATGATTTGGCAAAGCAACATATACTACTTCCATTTCTTTATCTTCAAAGAATGCATCCATTTCATTATATTGGTTAGCTATCGAATGTTGTTTTCCAAACTCTGCTAGTTTCTCTTCATTTCTAGCATACATACTAACTACTTCTAATCCATCAACAAGATGACTAAATGTAAAAAAATCTCTAATAATAAATCCTGAACCCATAATCCCTAATTTCATTTTCTGTTCCCCTTTATTTATAAGTCTTATTTTATCATATTATAACGATGTTTCCAGTACATTTCTTAACTTTCATAACTATCCCCACTAGAATAATCAATTTCTATTCCTGGTTGATTGTTATAAACATAAACACAAAACTCCAAAGCATCTCCTTGATCTTCATAAGACATAGCTTCCATTAATACACCAGAAGCAACTAAGTTA from Tannockella kyphosi harbors:
- a CDS encoding HPr family phosphocarrier protein: MTHDFIVLDPLGLHAKLLSQLVSQVGVYDSKLTLEYNGKTASLKSIMGLIALGVPTKAICTVRAEGGDEVAAIEKIKTVLVEYGISE
- a CDS encoding DUF6465 family protein; translated protein: MKASMEVQFLGSNVVVADLEKAVKEELKAQKVKVTQIDTLEMFYKPTESVVYYLATMKDESIIDGNINL
- a CDS encoding YolD-like family protein; translation: MNKSRVAQYMPMDALKGLQEAMRAKEQEVKHQKILFEEAMQDIDDTLRSLKIGDEIEVLYYDMGEYHRLKGVLNSFDNQKLCINSTILCICMLYYIDVC
- a CDS encoding Y-family DNA polymerase, yielding MKVYACIDLKTFYASVECVERGLDPFCTNLVVADKQRGRGALCLAISPSLKSLGIRNRCRIYEIPSYIDYLIAKPRMQMYIDYAATIYGVYLEFVAKEDIHVYSIDEAFIDLSSYLKFYKQTPYELVQTMMTRVYQKTGISASSGIGTNLYLAKIALDILAKHQEDGIAYLNESLFKEQLGEHQPLTDFWQIGKGIQRRLHQHHIYTMNDIINTSSEVLYKEFGILSEAMIDHAKGKEIVSIQDIKQYRSVEHSKSKGQVLFEDYNYQDAWLIVKEMVEGLCLELSGMGLVSNHIALSIRYSNEQIRPTGGSMRIDGYTNLYSQMIGYFKVLYQKKTVQDIAIRQVSISMNHLKPKEYFQYTLFDNVEEIEKEKQLQEALHTIQYKYGKNAVLKGMNMQEKATMKKRNLLIGGHNRE
- a CDS encoding HAD-IIB family hydrolase; this encodes MKKKILFIDMDGTIIHGDKLLCSKDVTKIKELQEAGHLVAFNTGRNFSEVQVPLNAFGLSYDYLVLSNGGYLYSKEEGPLYHYTMDQKAAFDILLKAMELDITTYFFDGTNTYCYEQGKSYIDNTGGRTLLEDFDYLGTFQGLSGVELISFHQMDQQIERLMVLKEYIDTNHRDSVTGHVNLHYLDVCAPGCDKGKGVTYLKEKLDVETYCIGDSYNDIPMFEVADHAFTFHRVDKDIQMHTQSQVDYVWQVVDKMLGGS
- a CDS encoding Gfo/Idh/MocA family protein, producing the protein MKLGIMGSGFIIRDFFTFSHLVDGLEVVSMYARNEEKLAEFGKQHSIANQYNEMDAFFEDKEMEVVYVALPNHMHYQACKQALLAGYDVICEKPFTSNKTELEELVELAKKQGKILIEALTTHFLPNMPLVKESISSLGDIKIVTTNYSQYSSRYDAFKQGTILPAFDNAMSGGALMDLNVYNINFVVALFGMPKKVEYMANIEQNIDTSGIVTMDYGTFKAVCIGAKDCKAPVMSTIQGDKGNVMIMGPVSLLNDFTVAKNSDSNVAPTNIQGDEHRMYFEFVKFVEIMKTRDQAYVDASLKVSVDVMDVLTQARKSAGLVFPADLK